The Pseudomonadota bacterium DNA segment GGTGATAGAACACTACAAAGACTACGGCTTCCGGGGGGCGCTGAAGAAACCTTTTAGTTTTGATGAATTTGAGGAAATGGTAAAGAAGGTTATAGGTACAGAAGCATAATATATTCCCATTACCAGGGAGAGCGTTTCAAGTGGTAATCGGGGACGTAAAGAAGCTCATAGCTCAAGGCTCATGGTTTATAGCAAAATAAAAGGACGTGGGGATGTAGCTCCCCCCCCTGCCCCAAGCAAAAGTCAGGCAGAAGAATACATTGGTTTTGAAGAATACAGTATGGAAACCACTCAATTAAATCGTATTTACAACAAATTACGGAAATTTTTAACCAACCCGGAAGAACTCTACCTTGTCCAATCGATTGAGACACAAACGCTATTCGTCTGCGAAAAGAACACCATTATCGAGCGATATGACGCCTCTACCTCCCGTTTCGGCAACGGTAATCGTGAGAACTCCTTCAAGACACCCCTCGGTGTCCATCAAATCAAGGAGAAAATCGGGTCCGGAGCTCCTGCGGGGCGTATCTTCAAAGAACGCATGGATACAGGCATCAATTGGGATCAAGTTTTGAAGGAAGATAATTTGATACTGACCCGCATTCTGCGACTGGAAGGCCTGGAGGAGAGAATCAACAAGGGCGCGGGGGTGGATTCCTATGAGCGCTTCATCTATATCCACGGCACCAACCAAGAGGATCTGGTAGGTACCCCCTTGTCACACGGATGCCTGGCCTTACGGAATCCGGATATCATTCGCCTATTTGAAATTGTCAGGGAAGGCGCGCTCATCTGCATCGATCCGCCGCCCATAATTATTGACAAAAGCCCGTGCCGGAGCGTCCATTTCACCGGTATTTTCGGCACCGGCATGAGCGCGCTCGCACAATATCTGCGCTTTCAGGGGATTGCGGTCTCCGGTTCCGATCGTTTATTTGCCAGCGAGGATACCGCCTCCATCCGGCAATCGCTTGAGGAGCTCGGGTGCGCCATAGTCAATCAGGACGGTTCAGGTGTCGGTGCGGATACTGATGTAGTCTGCATCTCAACGGCTATAGAAGAATCGAACCCCGACATCGCTGCTGCTGCCGCCCGTGGTCTTCCCATCGTACATCGCTCCGATCTGCTTGCCGCACTCATCACGTCAAAAAGAACCATTGCAGTCGCCGGTACAAGCGGTAAGTCGACGGTGACGGCAATGATATTTGAATGCTTGACCGCATGCGGGAAATCACCCTCTCTCATAAGCGGCGCCCCCTTGCGCAGACTCGAAAAACAGGGACTGATCGGCAATGCCTGGAGCGGCGGCTCCGATCTACTGGTCGTAGAGGCGGATGAGAGCGACGGAACCCTTGTCAAATATTCTCCAGAGATAGCGGTTATCCTTAATATCTCTAAGGACCACAAGAGCGTTGACGAGATAAAAGGGCTTTTTGAAACGCTGGTTTCAAAATCTTCATGGACTGCTTCAAATGCGGACGATCCGATCCTTGCTTCCCTTCCAGCAACAGTGGGCTTTGGCCGAACCAGTCCGGCCTCCTGGCGACCGGACCATGAACAGCTCCTGCCCACCTCGGTTAAGCTTTTTCGTAACGGCATTGAATACAATTTGCCGCTTCCGGGAAACCACAATATTGAAAATCTGTGCGCCGCACTTTGCGTGTGCGAGCATTTTGGTTGCGAGGGGCCGACTCTTGCCGATGCGGTAAAAAGCTTTGAGGGTGTAGCTCGACGCTTTGCGGTAAACGAGACGGGACAGAACGTGCATGTGGTCGATGATTTTGCCCATAATCCGGCAAAGATAACGGCTGCTGTGAACGCTGCGCGGGGCCTTTCAGAGCGCATTATTGCTGTATACCAGCCGCACGGATTTGGTCCGACGCGATTCTTAAAGGATGAATACATCGCAACCTTTCGAACCATCTTCCGGCAGAATGACTCGTTCTATCTCTTGCCCATCTATTATGCCGGGGGTACTGCCCAGAAAAATATTTCCTCGGAAGATATCATAAACGGCCTCGGTCCCGTATCATTCAATGCACAAGCGGTACACGATCGCAACGGGTTACTGACCAGACTGAAGACCGACGTGAGATCAGGCGATTGCGTTCTTGTCATGGGAGCACGTGATCCGTCTCTACCTGCTTTGGTGAAGAAAATCGTGAAAGTATTCGGTGGAAAAACATTATAAATGACAATCAACAACCCAAGTAGATATTGATTTTTTGGTAGATATTATCAGGGTTTTAACCATAAAATAGGCAAAATCGTATTGATAGTTTGACTTTTCTTGTGTTATTCCTATCGCATGCTGGAAAGCAAATTCCTATCAGCAATACTAAGTCCGGCTGTATTTGTATTTGCCGCATTGTGTATTTTTGCTATAGCTTACAGGTATTACGGCCTTTTCATAGCGACAAAAGTCTTGCGGATAGATCCGTCGCGGCGAACACCCTCTGACAGCATGGCTGATGGTTTAGATTACCATAAAACAAACCGTTTTGTTCTTTTTGGACATCATTTCGCGGCTATAGCAGGAGCTGGTCCGCTCACTGGGCCTGTTCTCGCTGCCCAGTTCGGTTTTTTACCTGGCGCGCTCTGGATTTTGATAGGAGCGGTGCTCGGAGGAGCTGTTCACGATATTGTTGTCCTTTTCGCGTCAGTTCGGCATAGAGGCGAGAGCCTTGCAAATATAGCGAGAAATGAAATTGGAAGAACTGCAGGTACGGTTTCCTCAATTGCATTTCTCCTGATCCTTGTTCTAACAATCGCCGGTGCGTCAATAGCCATGACAAACGCCATTTCTGATAGCCCATGGGGAATGCTGGTTGTCGCGACAACCATACCGACTGCGCTAATCATGGGTGTTATTATGAAAAGGCCTGGAGATAAATCCGTGATTATTGCGAGTCTTGTTGGTGTCATTATCTTATTCCTGACTGTGTTTTTTGGCAGCTTTATTACCGAAATCCCGATACTTGCATCACTTTTCGGACTGAGCAAAAAACAGATATCGTTATTGCTGCCCGTCTATGCGTTTACCGCTTCGGTGCTTCCTGTGTGGCTCCTCCTTGCCCCGAGAGATTACCTGTCGACTTTTTTGAAGATCGTTACAATTGCTGCGCTCGCTACAGGGATTATTTTTCTGCGACCGACCTTTCAAATGCCGCCATTTACCCAATATATCCATGGAGGCGGACCCGTTGTCCCGGGCGGTGTTTTCCCGTTTATCTTCATAACCATCGCTTGCGGGGCAATCTCCGGGTTCCATGCGACAATCGCATCCGGCACAACACCAAAGATGATAGCCAGCGAAAAAGATATTTTATTTGTCGGATACGGCGCCATGCTGTTTGAAGGGGTTGTAGCCATGATGGCCCTGATAGCTGCCTCAGTTCTTGTGCCTGCCGATTATTTCGCAATTAATTCATCGACTGAAATGTACTCAAAACTGGGCATGCATCCCTTTGATCTTCCCTGGCTTTCTGACATGGTCGAAGAGAAACTTCAGGGCAGGCCCGGCGGAGCAGTTTCTCTTGCTGTTGGAATAGCCTATATATTTTCAAAAATCCCTGCCATGGATAAACTGATGTCGTACTGGTATCATTTTGCCATAATGTTTGAGGCTGTATTTATACTTACACTTATTGATGCAGGAACAAGGGCAGGCAGATTTCTCCTGCAGGAGATGACCGGGAAATTTATTCCAAAATTCAATGACCATAACTGGCTTCCAGGAATGGTCATTACCGGATCAGTCTTTACATTCATGTGGGGATATCTGCTTTATACCGGATCAATATCAACCATCTGGCCGTTATTTGGAATCAGCAATCAGCTTCTGGCGGCGTGCGCGTTGATTATTGTAAGTACAATGCTTGTCCGTCTCGGGAGAAAAAAATATATATGGATAACTCTTATACCTGGAATTGCCATGGCAATAATTACACTCTGGGCCGGATACATCAATATAACCGAGAATTATCTGCCGAATAATCTCTATCTGCTTGCGTTTCTCTGTGGTTTTATAATGTTTCTGATTATTCTCATTATCGCTTCTGCAGGTATAAAGATAATAAAACTTTTACGCATTAAAGATATGGTGACGGATAACTGGGGAGATCATGTTCTGGCAAAAGTTGAGGATGAGAATCCGCATTAAAATTTATACGTGGTGCACTTTGAACCTGTCTGACTGCATTGCTCATCGTAGGCTGTAAAATGTAGAAGGCTATTTATAAAATGCTCAGTTTTTTGCTCTTGATTGCGCGTAAGCTTCTCTTGACGCCGGGAGTTTCAACCACTCAGGAAGCTGATGCTTACTACCTGGAGCGATGACAAGGCAATTTTGAATTCTTAATTATAGTGGATATACCTTCACTATTCACTATCTACTATCTACTATTCACTATCTACTATTCACCACCCGGCCACCCCACACGTATATATACCTGGCAACATAATTATGGTATACTCACCGTATAAAATAAAGCCTCTAAAGGATTGAAATAACGATGGCCAACGAACCGAACAAGATTATTTACTCCATGATCGGGGTAAGCAAATATTACGACAAAAAGCCGATTTTGAAAGATATCTATCTCTCCTATTTTTATGGAGCAAAGATCGGTGTTCTTGGCCTGAATGGATCAGGAAAAAGTTCCCTTCTCCGTATTCTGGCAGGAGTGGATAAAGAGTTCAATGGCGAGACGGTCCTTGCTCCCGGCCACACCGTAGGGCTCCTTGAACAGGAGCCGAAACTGGATGACAATAAGACGGTGCGGGAGACTGTGGAAGAAGGAGTGCATGAAACAGTAGCTGCCCTTAAGGAATA contains these protein-coding regions:
- a CDS encoding carbon starvation protein A, with protein sequence MLESKFLSAILSPAVFVFAALCIFAIAYRYYGLFIATKVLRIDPSRRTPSDSMADGLDYHKTNRFVLFGHHFAAIAGAGPLTGPVLAAQFGFLPGALWILIGAVLGGAVHDIVVLFASVRHRGESLANIARNEIGRTAGTVSSIAFLLILVLTIAGASIAMTNAISDSPWGMLVVATTIPTALIMGVIMKRPGDKSVIIASLVGVIILFLTVFFGSFITEIPILASLFGLSKKQISLLLPVYAFTASVLPVWLLLAPRDYLSTFLKIVTIAALATGIIFLRPTFQMPPFTQYIHGGGPVVPGGVFPFIFITIACGAISGFHATIASGTTPKMIASEKDILFVGYGAMLFEGVVAMMALIAASVLVPADYFAINSSTEMYSKLGMHPFDLPWLSDMVEEKLQGRPGGAVSLAVGIAYIFSKIPAMDKLMSYWYHFAIMFEAVFILTLIDAGTRAGRFLLQEMTGKFIPKFNDHNWLPGMVITGSVFTFMWGYLLYTGSISTIWPLFGISNQLLAACALIIVSTMLVRLGRKKYIWITLIPGIAMAIITLWAGYINITENYLPNNLYLLAFLCGFIMFLIILIIASAGIKIIKLLRIKDMVTDNWGDHVLAKVEDENPH
- a CDS encoding L,D-transpeptidase family protein — its product is METTQLNRIYNKLRKFLTNPEELYLVQSIETQTLFVCEKNTIIERYDASTSRFGNGNRENSFKTPLGVHQIKEKIGSGAPAGRIFKERMDTGINWDQVLKEDNLILTRILRLEGLEERINKGAGVDSYERFIYIHGTNQEDLVGTPLSHGCLALRNPDIIRLFEIVREGALICIDPPPIIIDKSPCRSVHFTGIFGTGMSALAQYLRFQGIAVSGSDRLFASEDTASIRQSLEELGCAIVNQDGSGVGADTDVVCISTAIEESNPDIAAAAARGLPIVHRSDLLAALITSKRTIAVAGTSGKSTVTAMIFECLTACGKSPSLISGAPLRRLEKQGLIGNAWSGGSDLLVVEADESDGTLVKYSPEIAVILNISKDHKSVDEIKGLFETLVSKSSWTASNADDPILASLPATVGFGRTSPASWRPDHEQLLPTSVKLFRNGIEYNLPLPGNHNIENLCAALCVCEHFGCEGPTLADAVKSFEGVARRFAVNETGQNVHVVDDFAHNPAKITAAVNAARGLSERIIAVYQPHGFGPTRFLKDEYIATFRTIFRQNDSFYLLPIYYAGGTAQKNISSEDIINGLGPVSFNAQAVHDRNGLLTRLKTDVRSGDCVLVMGARDPSLPALVKKIVKVFGGKTL